From Burkholderia sp. WP9, a single genomic window includes:
- a CDS encoding PaaI family thioesterase: protein MSDFPIDNPFLESLGVRLTQWRDGYAELVMPIDASKLNRQGVLQGGAIATLLDASAGYAGIFAPSGDPARHAFTLSLTTNYLDKGLGELVTAKGFLERAGRSIFFSRSEAWVDGKLLIASAQGTFKYSKTA from the coding sequence ATGTCCGACTTTCCCATCGACAACCCGTTTCTCGAATCGCTCGGCGTTCGCCTGACGCAATGGCGCGACGGTTACGCGGAACTGGTCATGCCGATCGATGCCAGCAAGCTCAATCGCCAGGGCGTGCTGCAAGGCGGCGCGATCGCGACGCTGCTCGATGCGTCGGCGGGTTATGCGGGAATCTTCGCGCCGAGCGGCGACCCGGCGCGGCATGCGTTCACGCTGTCGCTGACCACCAACTATCTCGACAAGGGACTCGGTGAACTGGTCACCGCCAAGGGTTTTCTGGAGCGTGCGGGCCGCTCGATTTTTTTCTCGCGCAGCGAGGCGTGGGTGGACGGCAAGCTGCTGATCGCCAGCGCGCAGGGCACGTTCAAATATTCGAAGACCGCGTGA
- a CDS encoding GNAT family N-acetyltransferase gives MSATTLTPFSADDLVRHLPELGALLGACVHDGASVGFVMPCGADECEAFWRIKVLPSLRAGGLVLLVARQGEAIAGTVQLDYDTMPNQRHRAEVRKLLVHPAFRRQGIARALMTELERHAHGLQRSLLTLDTRTGDHAEPLYTALGYRTAGVIPGYARGTHTHEFDSTTIMYKAL, from the coding sequence ATGAGCGCGACCACCCTCACCCCTTTCTCCGCCGACGACCTCGTGCGTCATCTCCCTGAACTCGGCGCGCTGCTGGGCGCCTGCGTGCATGACGGGGCCAGCGTCGGCTTCGTGATGCCGTGTGGCGCCGACGAGTGCGAGGCGTTCTGGCGCATCAAAGTGCTGCCTTCGTTGCGTGCCGGCGGCCTCGTGCTGCTGGTCGCGCGTCAGGGCGAAGCGATTGCGGGCACCGTGCAACTGGATTACGACACGATGCCGAATCAGCGGCATCGCGCCGAGGTGCGCAAACTGCTGGTCCATCCGGCGTTCCGCCGTCAGGGCATTGCGCGGGCGCTGATGACGGAACTCGAACGCCATGCGCATGGATTGCAGCGCAGCCTGCTCACGCTCGACACCCGCACCGGCGACCACGCCGAGCCGCTCTATACCGCACTGGGTTATCGGACAGCAGGTGTGATCCCGGGATACGCGCGTGGCACGCACACCCATGAGTTCGACTCGACCACCATCATGTACAAGGCGCTATGA
- a CDS encoding XRE family transcriptional regulator, whose translation METPLSDDNAIDRRIAQRLRALRAERNWSLDDLAKLSGVSRATLSRLENAAVSPTASVLGKLCVAYGLPMSRLMHMVEEDFAPLVPRDAQPLWTDASIGFRRRSVSPPAQALSGEALECELDAGVRITYDASPRPGLEHHLILLEGQLQITVDGQRHDLQPGDCLRYQLFGPSAFVTPAHSAARYLLFIV comes from the coding sequence ATGGAAACCCCACTCTCCGACGACAACGCCATCGACCGCCGTATCGCCCAGCGGCTGCGGGCGCTGCGCGCCGAGCGCAACTGGTCGCTCGACGATCTTGCGAAACTGAGCGGCGTGAGCCGCGCAACCCTCTCGCGCCTCGAAAACGCCGCCGTCAGCCCCACGGCGAGCGTGCTCGGCAAACTCTGCGTGGCTTACGGCCTGCCCATGTCGCGCCTCATGCACATGGTCGAGGAAGATTTCGCGCCGCTCGTGCCGCGCGACGCCCAGCCGCTCTGGACCGACGCCAGCATCGGCTTCCGGCGGCGTTCCGTGTCGCCACCCGCGCAGGCGTTGAGCGGCGAGGCGCTGGAATGCGAACTCGACGCCGGCGTGCGCATTACCTACGACGCGTCGCCGCGGCCCGGCCTCGAACATCATCTGATCCTGCTGGAAGGGCAGTTGCAGATCACCGTGGACGGCCAGCGCCACGACCTGCAACCCGGCGACTGCCTGCGCTACCAACTGTTCGGCCCCAGCGCTTTCGTGACGCCCGCGCACAGCGCGGCCCGCTATCTTCTGTTCATCGTGTGA
- a CDS encoding lipocalin family protein yields the protein MPLRRQPVLRLSAISLVVGAVCLLGACALSPAGKSGNAHVPEPAKPVDLSRYLGRWYELARYENRFERDCEAVTAEYATRDDGLIDVVNSCHQGAVNGPLDVAKGRAKVVADSGNAKLKVSFFGPFFFGDYWVLDHADDYSWSIVGEPSGRYLWILTREATPATSVKDALIERVRALGYDTSMLRMTRHE from the coding sequence ATGCCCCTACGCCGTCAACCGGTCCTGCGCCTGAGCGCCATTTCACTCGTGGTCGGCGCAGTCTGCCTGCTTGGCGCGTGCGCGCTCAGCCCGGCCGGCAAGAGCGGCAACGCGCACGTGCCCGAGCCCGCGAAGCCCGTGGACCTGAGCCGCTATCTCGGCCGATGGTATGAACTGGCGCGCTATGAAAACCGCTTTGAGCGCGATTGCGAAGCCGTCACCGCTGAGTACGCCACGCGCGACGACGGCCTGATCGACGTGGTCAACAGTTGCCACCAAGGCGCGGTGAACGGTCCGCTGGACGTCGCGAAGGGGCGCGCGAAGGTGGTCGCCGACTCGGGCAATGCCAAGCTGAAAGTGTCGTTCTTCGGCCCGTTCTTCTTCGGCGACTACTGGGTGCTGGATCACGCGGACGACTATAGCTGGTCGATCGTCGGCGAGCCGAGCGGACGTTATCTGTGGATCCTGACGCGTGAGGCCACGCCGGCTACGAGCGTGAAAGACGCGCTGATCGAGCGGGTTCGCGCGCTGGGTTACGACACGTCGATGCTGCGTATGACGAGGCACGAGTAA
- a CDS encoding YceH family protein has product MNSTPDTSSRPSIRALTLLEGRVLGVLVEKQHTVPDSYPLSLNALTLGCNQKTGRAPVMNATEAEVLTAVDGLKRLSLVMEGSSSRVPRFEHNMNRVLGLPSQSAALLTTLLLRGPQTAAELRLNSARLHGFADISSVEAFLDELAANDPPRVVKLARTPGERENRWTHLLCGEVSASELAQPGAEDDAVPLSAFEAVKAEQKRLADEVSRLQAVVRRMAAELGIDAGDLTAGE; this is encoded by the coding sequence ATGAATTCCACTCCCGACACTTCTTCCCGCCCTTCGATCCGCGCGTTGACCCTGCTTGAAGGACGCGTACTCGGCGTGCTCGTCGAAAAGCAGCACACGGTGCCGGACAGCTATCCGCTTTCGCTCAACGCGCTGACCTTGGGCTGCAATCAGAAGACCGGCCGCGCGCCGGTCATGAACGCCACCGAAGCCGAGGTGCTGACCGCCGTCGACGGCTTGAAACGGTTGAGCCTCGTGATGGAGGGCAGCAGCAGCCGCGTGCCGCGCTTCGAACACAACATGAATCGCGTGCTGGGTTTGCCGAGCCAGTCGGCGGCGCTGCTCACCACCTTGCTGCTGCGCGGCCCGCAAACCGCCGCCGAATTGCGGCTCAATAGCGCGCGTCTGCATGGCTTTGCCGATATCTCGTCGGTCGAGGCGTTTCTCGACGAACTCGCGGCCAACGACCCGCCACGGGTCGTGAAACTCGCGCGCACGCCGGGCGAGCGCGAGAACCGCTGGACACATTTACTGTGCGGCGAAGTGAGTGCGAGCGAGCTGGCGCAGCCAGGCGCCGAAGACGACGCCGTGCCGCTGTCCGCGTTCGAGGCGGTCAAGGCCGAACAGAAGCGCCTTGCCGACGAAGTGAGCCGGTTGCAGGCCGTGGTGCGCCGTATGGCGGCGGAGCTGGGTATTGATGCCGGGGATCTTACGGCCGGCGAATGA
- a CDS encoding SLATT domain-containing protein, translated as MKNLPAYEPPVDENQLLLKWIRRARESQMSHYDMADLLSARDRQVGWLATALTAFVGTAVFASLHASAVSPELKIFIGFVSVAAAVASALQTFLRYAERAEKHRAAGARYGAVRRRLEAVFAGDADARDGHYLTAIRDELDRLAEDSPNVPPRVFYRTQRTLSADTPRSRDA; from the coding sequence ATGAAGAACCTGCCTGCCTACGAGCCTCCGGTCGACGAAAACCAGCTTCTGCTGAAGTGGATTCGACGTGCGCGCGAATCCCAGATGAGCCACTACGACATGGCGGATCTGCTATCGGCGCGTGACCGCCAGGTCGGCTGGCTTGCCACCGCGTTGACCGCTTTCGTGGGAACGGCTGTGTTTGCGTCCCTGCACGCGTCCGCCGTCTCGCCGGAACTGAAGATTTTTATCGGCTTCGTGAGCGTGGCGGCCGCGGTCGCCTCCGCGCTGCAAACCTTCCTGCGCTACGCCGAACGCGCCGAGAAGCATCGCGCCGCCGGCGCGCGCTATGGCGCGGTGCGTCGCAGGCTCGAAGCGGTCTTTGCGGGCGACGCCGATGCGCGTGACGGCCACTATCTCACCGCGATCCGCGACGAACTCGACCGGCTCGCCGAAGACTCGCCCAACGTGCCGCCGCGCGTCTTTTATCGCACCCAACGCACGCTCTCCGCGGATACGCCGCGCAGCCGCGACGCGTGA
- a CDS encoding acyl-CoA dehydrogenase family protein, whose translation MSAVESPTHADHSIADAAQLFGDDPLTRRFAPVFARIAEGAVEREQQRELAYAPVEWLREAGYTRLRVPKKYGGEGISLTQFFALVTRLGEADSNLPQILRVHGGFIEALLENGDESLRERWLTRVAQGQIVGGAVSERTGVTNNSVRLTQTNGAWHLDGEKYYTTGTLYADWVDVTAHDGSSDLRVLVESDAPGLERIDDWDGFGQRLTGSGTARFTQVPVSPDNLYRRYNAAEPRRNSLLTAYYQALHVANLAGISRAALRDAVAFTQTKTRTFGVPGASSPRDNPLVQRVVGRLASLAYSTQSISTSLARAIDEVSVAREEGRADEQTYIHLDIQTFQAQQIVIEQTLQAATLLFEVGGASATSETRRFDRYWRNARVLASHNPAIIREAAIGDFYLNGNAHNERFGVARQTEIAAAA comes from the coding sequence ATGTCCGCAGTCGAATCGCCAACCCACGCTGACCACAGCATCGCCGATGCCGCACAACTCTTCGGCGACGATCCGCTGACGCGCCGCTTCGCTCCCGTCTTCGCCCGTATCGCGGAAGGCGCGGTCGAGCGCGAGCAACAGCGCGAACTCGCTTACGCGCCGGTGGAATGGCTGCGTGAAGCGGGCTACACGCGGCTGCGCGTGCCCAAAAAATACGGCGGCGAAGGCATCTCGCTCACGCAATTCTTCGCGCTGGTCACGCGTCTCGGCGAGGCGGACTCGAATCTGCCGCAAATCCTGCGCGTGCATGGCGGCTTTATCGAAGCGCTGCTGGAAAACGGCGACGAATCGCTGCGTGAGCGTTGGCTTACGCGGGTGGCGCAAGGTCAGATTGTCGGCGGCGCGGTGTCCGAGCGCACGGGCGTCACCAACAACAGCGTGCGTCTGACGCAGACCAATGGCGCATGGCATCTCGACGGCGAGAAGTACTACACCACCGGCACGCTGTACGCCGACTGGGTCGACGTCACCGCGCACGACGGTTCGAGCGACCTGCGCGTGCTCGTCGAATCCGACGCGCCGGGCCTCGAACGTATCGACGATTGGGACGGCTTCGGGCAGCGCCTCACCGGCAGCGGCACGGCGCGCTTCACGCAGGTGCCGGTCTCGCCCGATAACCTCTACCGCCGCTATAACGCCGCCGAACCGCGTCGCAACAGCCTGCTCACGGCTTACTATCAGGCGCTGCATGTCGCGAACCTCGCGGGCATCAGCCGCGCGGCGCTGCGCGATGCGGTCGCGTTCACGCAGACCAAAACCCGAACCTTCGGCGTGCCGGGCGCGTCGAGTCCGCGCGACAATCCGCTCGTGCAGCGCGTGGTCGGCCGGCTTGCGAGCCTCGCTTATTCGACGCAAAGCATCAGCACGTCGCTCGCGCGCGCCATCGATGAAGTCTCCGTCGCGCGCGAGGAAGGCCGTGCCGACGAACAGACTTACATTCACCTCGACATCCAGACTTTCCAGGCGCAGCAGATCGTCATCGAGCAGACCTTGCAAGCGGCGACGCTGCTGTTCGAAGTGGGCGGCGCATCGGCCACCAGCGAGACGCGCCGCTTCGATCGCTACTGGCGCAACGCGCGCGTGCTGGCGTCGCACAATCCGGCGATCATTCGCGAGGCCGCGATTGGTGACTTCTACCTGAATGGCAACGCGCATAACGAGCGCTTCGGAGTGGCGCGGCAGACGGAGATAGCGGCAGCGGCATAA
- a CDS encoding ABC transporter permease, translating into MQVNALKHRERRPASFYWLALLFGLFVLFLYGPVITIFILSFQGPEGGLTFPMRGVSLHWFSVLRDGVGDVDIWSAFGRSVRLAVAVTVLTVLFSVAAGLAFRRKFRGDTAVFYVSVASLIMPSIIVSLGIGLTFRLLDNGVKYLATAWGYQSFVDTYTTSMGLFTSALSAHLTWTLPFGLLVMFAVFNRFNPAYEEASRDLGATPWQSFRHVVLPIIGPSVVGVAMFGFTLSWDEIARTSQAIGDQNTLPLELQGLTTSVTTPVIYALGTMTTVLSLTVMGVCLLAVRLLARRRAVAGLQ; encoded by the coding sequence ATGCAGGTCAATGCCCTCAAACATCGCGAGCGCCGCCCGGCGAGTTTCTATTGGCTGGCGCTCCTGTTCGGCCTGTTCGTGCTGTTCCTGTACGGACCGGTGATCACCATTTTCATCCTGTCGTTTCAGGGTCCGGAAGGCGGCCTCACGTTTCCCATGCGCGGCGTGTCGCTGCACTGGTTCTCCGTGCTGCGCGACGGCGTGGGCGATGTGGATATCTGGTCCGCGTTCGGGCGCTCCGTGCGGTTAGCCGTAGCTGTCACGGTGCTGACGGTGCTGTTCTCCGTCGCGGCGGGCCTCGCCTTTCGTCGAAAATTTCGCGGCGATACGGCAGTGTTCTATGTTTCCGTGGCGAGCCTGATCATGCCGTCCATTATCGTTTCGCTCGGCATCGGTCTAACGTTCCGCCTGCTCGATAACGGCGTGAAGTACCTGGCAACGGCCTGGGGCTATCAGTCTTTCGTCGATACCTACACCACCTCGATGGGCCTCTTCACATCCGCGCTCAGCGCGCATCTCACGTGGACGCTGCCGTTCGGTTTGCTGGTCATGTTCGCGGTGTTCAACCGCTTCAATCCGGCTTACGAAGAAGCATCCCGCGATCTCGGCGCGACGCCGTGGCAGAGTTTCCGGCACGTGGTGCTGCCGATCATCGGCCCCTCGGTGGTGGGCGTGGCCATGTTCGGCTTCACGCTCTCATGGGACGAGATTGCCCGCACCTCGCAGGCGATCGGCGATCAGAACACCTTGCCGCTCGAGCTTCAGGGTCTCACCACGTCGGTGACCACACCAGTGATCTACGCGCTGGGCACCATGACGACGGTGTTGTCGCTAACGGTGATGGGCGTGTGCCTGCTCGCCGTGCGATTGCTGGCGCGCAGGCGCGCGGTGGCGGGATTGCAATAG
- a CDS encoding ABC transporter permease produces the protein MATIDLPSHAQDAPVKHRRAPAWLQATPLSLTFLLFFIVPLVITLIVSFWDFNEYQIIPAFTLKNYAAIFNGCSSMTDLCVTFKTYWSTLKFCAIVWAVTLLLGFSIAYFLAFHVRTTSMQTVLFLVCTIPFWTSNVIRMISWMPLLGRNGLVNQALLGAHLIDQPLEWLLYSNFSVVLTFVHLYTFFMIVPIFNAMMRIDRSLLEAARDAGASGWQVVRDVVLPLSKTGIVIGSIFVITIVMGDFLTVGVMGGQQIASVGKIIQVQTGYLQFPAAAANAIILLAVVLMIVWGLTRVVDIRKEL, from the coding sequence ATGGCAACGATCGACCTTCCCTCGCACGCGCAGGACGCGCCCGTCAAACATCGCCGCGCGCCGGCATGGTTGCAGGCGACGCCGCTCTCGCTGACCTTCCTGCTGTTTTTTATCGTGCCGCTGGTCATCACGCTGATCGTCAGCTTCTGGGACTTCAACGAATACCAGATCATTCCCGCGTTCACGCTGAAGAACTACGCGGCGATCTTCAACGGTTGTTCGTCGATGACGGACCTGTGCGTCACCTTCAAGACGTACTGGTCGACGCTCAAGTTCTGCGCGATCGTGTGGGCGGTGACCTTGCTGCTGGGTTTTTCCATCGCCTACTTTCTCGCCTTTCATGTGCGCACCACGAGCATGCAGACCGTGCTGTTCCTCGTCTGCACGATTCCGTTCTGGACCTCGAACGTGATCCGCATGATTTCATGGATGCCGCTGCTCGGCCGCAACGGTCTCGTCAATCAGGCGCTGCTCGGCGCGCATCTGATCGATCAGCCGCTGGAATGGCTGCTGTATTCGAACTTTTCGGTAGTGCTCACGTTCGTTCACCTCTACACGTTCTTCATGATCGTGCCGATCTTCAACGCGATGATGCGGATCGACCGGTCGCTGCTCGAAGCCGCGCGCGACGCCGGCGCGAGCGGCTGGCAAGTGGTGCGCGACGTGGTGCTGCCGCTGTCGAAAACCGGCATTGTGATCGGCTCGATCTTCGTGATTACGATCGTGATGGGCGATTTTCTGACCGTCGGCGTGATGGGCGGCCAGCAGATCGCCTCGGTAGGCAAGATCATTCAGGTGCAGACCGGCTACCTGCAATTTCCCGCCGCGGCGGCCAATGCAATCATCTTGCTCGCCGTGGTGCTGATGATCGTGTGGGGTTTGACGCGGGTCGTCGACATCCGCAAGGAGCTGTGA
- a CDS encoding PotD/PotF family extracellular solute-binding protein encodes MSETNESPAPAATDGKEKGLSRRTFIKGAVAAAGIAGFPYVHAQEKITLRYLGTAVNQSADIAKKFKEDTGIEIQYVPVTTDDVAKRIITQPNSFDIVDTEYFALKKLIPAGTLAGMDAKRIKLADKITPVLTRGEVNGKKIGDQGTAPKKVMFLTGPRSTEFSATPTEWMTLIPTTYNADTLGIRPDLIKRPIDSWAELLNPQFKGKAALLNIPAIGIMDSAMAIEAMGHVKYGDKGNMTKAEIDQTIKILIEAKRAGQFRAFWKDFNESVNLMASGEVVIQSMWSPAVTKVRTMGIACKFQPLKEGYRSWASGFGFPRSLQGKKLDAAYEFVNWFQDGWAGAYLMRQGYYSGVLETAKTHMQPYEWDYWIEGKAAAQDIKAPDGQLLEKAGTVRDGGSYNQRMGAIACWNAVMDENIYMVQKWNEFIAA; translated from the coding sequence ATGAGTGAAACGAACGAGAGCCCGGCACCGGCCGCAACGGATGGGAAGGAAAAAGGCCTGTCGCGCCGCACGTTCATCAAGGGCGCGGTGGCGGCAGCCGGTATTGCCGGTTTTCCGTACGTGCACGCGCAGGAAAAAATCACGTTGCGTTACCTCGGCACGGCGGTCAATCAGAGCGCCGACATCGCGAAGAAATTCAAGGAAGACACCGGCATCGAGATTCAATACGTGCCGGTGACCACCGACGACGTCGCCAAGCGCATCATCACGCAGCCCAACTCGTTCGACATTGTCGACACCGAATATTTCGCGCTGAAGAAGCTGATTCCGGCCGGCACGCTGGCCGGCATGGACGCGAAGCGTATCAAGCTTGCCGACAAGATCACGCCAGTGCTCACGCGCGGTGAAGTCAACGGCAAGAAGATCGGCGATCAGGGCACCGCGCCGAAGAAGGTGATGTTCCTCACCGGCCCGCGCTCCACCGAATTCTCCGCCACGCCGACCGAGTGGATGACGCTGATTCCCACCACGTACAACGCCGATACGCTCGGCATTCGCCCCGACCTGATCAAGCGGCCTATCGACAGTTGGGCCGAACTACTCAATCCGCAGTTCAAGGGCAAGGCGGCGCTGCTGAACATTCCCGCGATCGGCATCATGGATTCGGCCATGGCGATCGAGGCGATGGGTCACGTGAAATACGGCGACAAAGGCAACATGACCAAGGCCGAAATCGATCAGACCATCAAGATCCTGATCGAAGCGAAACGCGCCGGCCAGTTCCGCGCGTTCTGGAAGGACTTCAACGAAAGCGTGAACCTGATGGCCTCGGGCGAAGTCGTGATCCAGTCCATGTGGTCGCCGGCCGTGACGAAAGTCCGCACCATGGGTATCGCCTGCAAATTCCAGCCGCTCAAGGAAGGCTATCGTTCGTGGGCCTCGGGCTTCGGCTTCCCGCGTTCGCTGCAAGGCAAGAAGCTCGATGCGGCGTACGAATTCGTCAACTGGTTCCAGGACGGCTGGGCGGGCGCCTATCTGATGCGTCAGGGCTATTACTCGGGCGTGCTCGAAACCGCGAAGACGCACATGCAGCCTTACGAGTGGGACTACTGGATCGAAGGCAAGGCGGCCGCGCAGGACATCAAGGCGCCGGACGGCCAATTGCTCGAAAAAGCCGGCACCGTGCGTGACGGCGGCTCGTACAACCAGCGCATGGGCGCGATTGCGTGCTGGAACGCGGTGATGGACGAGAACATTTATATGGTCCAGAAGTGGAACGAGTTCATCGCGGCTTGA